The genomic stretch GATCTGAAAGTGCACTGAGCATGGGTGAAGTGATCTGGCCATCCGAGTAAATCGATTCCAAGATAGCTCCTGTAGCGACAGCCAGTGGCTGAGGGGCCAACTGAGTTGCCATGAAAGAACCTGCCATGCTTGGATGTGGAGGCTCCAAAGCTTGCTGCTGGTACTGCTGTAACCACTGTGCCTGTGGTGTCGAGCTCGAACTGGGCGCAGCAGCCGCGATTACACTGCTCCCAGCTGCATCCATGTTGGGTGGGAAGTCACTCGAATCCTTCAAACACCCTTCTGTGACGACCCCAGCTTTCAGCAGGAAATCCTCGAGTGTCATCTCCCCAAGCGTAAGCTGCCTCTCCCGCCTGCGCCAACCACCCTCCTCGCCGCTTTTTTTCTTGGGCGAATCCAGGATGCCCTTCCACACCTCATCAACAGTCTTCTTGCTGAGCTCCGGAGGCATCGTGATGCTCCCCTGGCGATGCAGGCCCAAGGGCGGCTCAGACTGGCCAGCGACGGCACCATCAGGGTCCACGCCATCAGGAAACACGCTCTTGAGCAGCTCATCAAGGTTCATACTGAGCAAGGGCTCTGTCAGCTGGTTCTGCACCTCGTCGAGGGTGAGGCTGTACAAGGATCCTTGCCTGGCCAGGCCCTGCGGCTGCCTGCCCGACGGGCCAGCGTAGCCACCGCCTCCAGCCTGCGACTGCGAATGCGACGCCATTGCCTGAATCATGAACAGGCGCTCTCTTGAACTGGTCGCCCCTATGGGGATTCCACCCCCACAAAGACCTCGGGCCCAAAGCAGCCTCCTTTCCCGCGGCAGAGCCTTGGCACGGAGATCACCGAAACACAGATCCACGAGACCGTAACACAGCACGCACCAGCGAATTGAACCTGCTATAGATAGACAGCAGGGTTGCATCAGCTTGAATCGCACAGTTGTTCCGTACAAAACACTACTACTTGGATGAGAATTACAagggcgaagaagaagaacgggCAGGGAATGTAATCGAACCTCGAATTATCTCTGGACACGACGGTAACCAGCGGATTCGAGGGTCGTCCGGCGGCCGGATCTCCGCCGCTCCAACCTTGCAGCTGGAACCTCGCGCCCGGGAGTTCCGCGCGCCTTGCGCTGGATCGAGGCCCCGCGCGGTCAGTCGTGGCTCGAGCTGCTGGCACCTACCATtggggagggagggaggaggagggggcgacGGTGGAGTTCTCGGGAGAGGCAGAGGCAGCCATGGTGGAAGTGGGACTGGAGGAGAAGAAAGAAACTGCTGCGGGTTCTGATGCGAAACCGTGGGCAACGGGGGAATGGGCCCACTCTGAAGAGATGGGCCAAATGGATAGGAGTGCCGGACTGAGGGCCGTGTCGGTTTCCACTTTGAGCTTCCAACAAAAATGTGAtcctttctactccctccgtccgtaaAAGGATGTggaagatttgtctaaattcggatgtataagtgtatagatacattcatatttagaTCAATTTGCGACATACTTTTATAGATAGAGGTAGTAAAAGAATTTAGTTTTCGGGTCCGCTTCTATGTTTTCTCTTGAGGCAGGTGAAAGGGAAGAGGACCGTTCTCTCCGCCGGCGAGACCAAGGGTTCCTATTTCCTCCACGGTGGGATGGGATGGTACCCCAGTGTCACGTTTGTGGTGTGTAGATAGGTTAGGGTTTGGTCATCTAGCATGTGACGTTATTTTGGTGGTGGCTATGGTCTCTATGGAATAAGTTTTCATCATATCCAGTCAGCAACTCGACTTCGCTCGAGGGACCTGGCAGTGTGGTGTCCTATCGTTCATCATGGACGGTGTTGTTAGGCTTTCTTGGGGTCGTCGGTGAGGTAACAACGACCCTCCGAGATTTTTGTTCTCCACCTTTGTCCCTATTGTGCTGGTGGTTCCTATTACATCACCATGGAGTTAGGAGATATTGTACATGAGTTAAATTGGTGGCTGATGGGATCTTTTTTACAAAGACACAGTAGGAGAGGCTCCTACTGTGGTATTTCATTCATTACCACAAATATTTACATAGTTTGGTGTAAACACCCTTTACAATGACGGACatgaaaagaaaaattacaatgtgTCTATACGACTAAAAATGTGATTTACCAGGTTTTGAGGTGCCCTGAACCTAAGCAAAAGTAAGTCGGAGTAAACTCTTTCTCTCCAAGATGCTCTAGATGGTCTAATATCCCTAAAAATAAGATTGTTTCTCTCTTTCCAGATTCCCGACGCACCAATGATAAATTTCTCAAAGAAGAGTGGACCCTGATGCATTGAGTGAGCTCGAGATATGATGGGCATTGTCTTGGGTGACAACGACGGTCCACGGGTGAGGCGGTGGTCGAGGAGCTAGCAGTAGGTGGTCCGATGGCAACACTTCTAGTGAGCACTGCTCTCCATTTACTTGGTCGGCGCTGATGGATATGTGATCTTATAATCAACACAAGGATGATCCATGGTTGAGATACCACGACATCAGTGGCTTTGCTGCATCGCACGCCTCTCCACCGACTCACAAAGCTACTGACGCTGATGGTGTTGCCTCAACACCGATGATGAAGAAAGATAAAATTCATATAGCTCTCCTTTCCTTTCGATGCATCTTTTTTGTCTCTTCGTTGTGTTCACTGCAAAGTCTCCTAAAAACACGTGTTTTCTTCCGATCTATCTAGAAGTCTTCAGATGTGTGTTTTTAAACTTTAGTACTATTAATGAAATGTGCAAGTACTTCCTAAA from Lolium rigidum isolate FL_2022 chromosome 4, APGP_CSIRO_Lrig_0.1, whole genome shotgun sequence encodes the following:
- the LOC124648946 gene encoding ABSCISIC ACID-INSENSITIVE 5-like protein 2; the encoded protein is MIQAMASHSQSQAGGGGYAGPSGRQPQGLARQGSLYSLTLDEVQNQLTEPLLSMNLDELLKSVFPDGVDPDGAVAGQSEPPLGLHRQGSITMPPELSKKTVDEVWKGILDSPKKKSGEEGGWRRRERQLTLGEMTLEDFLLKAGVVTEGCLKDSSDFPPNMDAAGSSVIAAAAPSSSSTPQAQWLQQYQQQALEPPHPSMAGSFMATQLAPQPLAVATGAILESIYSDGQITSPMLSALSDPQTPGRKRGASSGGVPDKVVERRRKRMIKNRESAARSRARKQAYTNELENKVSHLEEENERLKRQKELDMLMISAPPPEPKYRLRRTSSSPV